A single genomic interval of Croceibacter atlanticus HTCC2559 harbors:
- a CDS encoding peptide chain release factor 3 — MKFNEEIARRRTFGIISHPDAGKTTLTEKLLLFGGAIQEAGAVKSNKIKKGATSDFMEIERQRGISVATSVLAFEYDGIKINILDTPGHKDFAEDTFRTLTAVDSVIVVIDVAKGVEEQTEKLVEVCRMRNIPIIVFINKLDREGKDAFELLDEIEQKLSLKVTPLSFPIGMGYDFKGIYNIWEKNVNLFSGDSRKNIEETIENEDLQSSELEELIGTDAAETLREEIELVEGIYPSFDKQAYNDANLQPVFFGSALNNFGVRELLDCFVSIAPTPRAKQSDTRLVKPDEKEFTGFVFKIHANMDPKHRDRLAFIKIVSGKFERNVPYLHVRQGKKLRFSSPNAFFAEKKEIVDTSYPGDIVGLHDTGNFKIGDTLTEGEELNYKGIPSFSPEHFRYINNADPMKSKQLYKGIDQLMDEGVAQLFTLELNGRKVIGTVGALQFEVIQYRLEHEYNAKCSYENLNVYKACWVEAKDPKSEEFKDFKRVKSKFLAKDKRNQLVFLSDSQFSLQMTQQKYPNVKFHFVSEFDKESK, encoded by the coding sequence ATGAAATTTAACGAAGAAATAGCTCGCAGAAGAACTTTTGGTATCATTTCGCATCCAGATGCGGGAAAAACTACTTTAACTGAGAAATTACTACTTTTTGGGGGCGCCATACAAGAAGCTGGAGCTGTTAAATCTAACAAAATAAAAAAAGGTGCTACTAGTGACTTTATGGAAATTGAAAGGCAAAGAGGAATCTCTGTAGCTACGTCTGTACTTGCATTTGAGTATGATGGTATAAAAATAAATATCCTAGATACACCAGGTCACAAGGATTTTGCTGAAGATACATTTAGAACCTTAACAGCTGTAGATAGCGTTATTGTTGTAATTGACGTTGCTAAAGGTGTTGAAGAGCAAACTGAAAAACTAGTCGAAGTTTGCAGAATGCGCAATATTCCTATAATTGTTTTCATTAACAAACTTGACCGTGAAGGTAAAGATGCCTTTGAACTTTTGGATGAAATTGAACAAAAATTAAGCTTAAAAGTAACACCGTTAAGTTTCCCTATAGGTATGGGTTATGATTTTAAAGGAATTTATAATATATGGGAAAAAAATGTAAACCTGTTTAGTGGAGATAGCAGGAAAAATATTGAGGAAACTATTGAAAATGAAGACCTTCAAAGTAGCGAGTTAGAAGAACTAATAGGTACAGATGCCGCAGAAACCTTAAGAGAAGAAATAGAATTGGTTGAAGGTATTTACCCTAGTTTTGATAAGCAAGCTTATAATGACGCAAACTTACAACCCGTATTTTTTGGTTCTGCATTAAATAATTTTGGTGTTAGAGAGCTCTTAGACTGCTTTGTAAGTATAGCTCCTACTCCACGCGCAAAACAGAGTGACACAAGACTAGTTAAACCTGATGAAAAAGAATTTACTGGATTTGTATTTAAAATTCACGCAAATATGGATCCTAAACATAGGGACCGATTAGCATTCATAAAAATTGTTTCTGGTAAATTTGAACGAAATGTACCTTATCTTCACGTAAGACAAGGAAAGAAATTACGATTTAGCAGTCCTAATGCCTTTTTTGCTGAAAAAAAAGAAATTGTAGATACTTCTTATCCTGGTGATATTGTAGGGTTACACGATACTGGGAATTTTAAAATAGGAGATACTCTTACCGAAGGTGAAGAGCTTAATTACAAAGGTATTCCTAGTTTCTCTCCAGAACATTTTAGGTATATAAACAATGCAGACCCTATGAAGTCTAAGCAACTTTATAAAGGAATAGATCAACTTATGGATGAAGGTGTAGCTCAATTATTTACACTTGAATTAAATGGAAGAAAAGTAATAGGTACAGTAGGTGCATTACAGTTTGAAGTTATACAATACAGACTCGAACACGAGTATAATGCTAAATGTTCTTACGAAAATTTAAATGTATATAAGGCTTGTTGGGTTGAAGCTAAAGATCCAAAAAGTGAAGAGTTTAAAGATTTTAAACGAGTAAAATCTAAGTTTTTAGCAAAGGACAAAAGAAATCAATTAGTTTTCTTATCAGATAGTCAATTTAGCTTACAAATGACTCAACAAAAATATCCTAACGTAAAATTCCATTTTGTTTCAGAATTTGATAAAGAGTCTAAATAA
- a CDS encoding DUF3467 domain-containing protein — MSDEKKPQNPKGKKGQINIELDETVAQGTYSNLAIINHSVSEFVVDFVNIMPGTPKSKVKSRIILTPQHAKRLAKALNDNIKRFEKAHGEIRDYEQPPMPLNFGPTGQA; from the coding sequence ATGTCAGACGAAAAGAAACCACAAAACCCAAAAGGTAAAAAGGGTCAGATAAATATTGAATTAGATGAAACAGTAGCTCAAGGTACTTATAGTAATTTAGCTATAATTAATCATTCTGTTTCAGAATTTGTAGTTGACTTTGTAAATATTATGCCAGGTACTCCTAAGAGTAAAGTGAAATCAAGAATTATTTTAACGCCACAACATGCTAAACGATTAGCTAAAGCTTTAAATGATAATATTAAGAGATTTGAAAAAGCTCACGGCGAGATAAGAGATTATGAGCAACCACCAATGCCTCTTAATTTTGGTCCAACAGGTCAAGCTTAA